TTTCTCGTTCCTGAACTCTGCCTTGATTATGTGCGACTTGGGGCTCCCAGTTGACTTAAGCCATTCTTGCATTTCTTTCACCTTCTTACGTTGACCTTGGAGCTGACCTTGCACAGTTCCCGCGCCTGTGTTTTGGACCCAACCTACAAGGCCAAGCTTCTTCCCCTCAGCCTGCAAAGTCAAACATACACTTCATTAAAACACAAAAGGAGCAGGACGGATCTGTGGACATCATAGTGACATATTTCATCACAGAAATATAATATTCCTAACTCGATCGTTGGCCCAAAATCCAGCTTTTAAACAGTTTGTGGTTTATAATGA
The sequence above is drawn from the Doryrhamphus excisus isolate RoL2022-K1 chromosome 13, RoL_Dexc_1.0, whole genome shotgun sequence genome and encodes:
- the acyp1 gene encoding acylphosphatase-1, with protein sequence MSDADLISVDYEVYGKVQGVFFRKYTQAEGKKLGLVGWVQNTGAGTVQGQLQGQRKKVKEMQEWLKSTGSPKSHIIKAEFRNEKAVSSLEHSTFNIVK